The proteins below come from a single Triticum aestivum cultivar Chinese Spring chromosome 5D, IWGSC CS RefSeq v2.1, whole genome shotgun sequence genomic window:
- the LOC123125149 gene encoding uncharacterized protein yields the protein MAAGDVATVFLEMSLGTRLAVSFPAPSTTVADLKRRVSHEHAACFPHLGQIAVQSIKIEHGGSWFHLADSMAVRDAFLFQGINERWHLQVDASPQVDQGMVTQQGHSGGADSANHSAPAPGRGHGCGGSSSRRCGKASSSDEMLPDQAEVEVEAEREQPLTGKGEGSSNGAEQDREQGAWGRRLRPRTQAGKTPITLSSGSSSESEEMDTNTVGGGSSSSSESEEMDNNTVDAPAPQFVVELKKCHFVKQNGQYLNVPMEFGVVHRYTEKKKVLLRMGGESWAVNLKHGLTPTGRPRTSLRYGWQQFRVDNRLRVGETCFFRALPGDDDGDHHVLKVEVRRLDGSYAT from the exons ATGGCCGCCGGAGACGTCGCGACGGTGTTCCTCGAGATGAGCCTCGGCACCCGCCTCGCCGTCTCCTTCCCCGCCCCGTCCACCACCGTCGCCGACCTCAAGC GCAGAGTGAGCCATGAGCACGCCGCATGTTTCCCCCACCTTGGCCAGATCGCCGTCCAATCCATCAAG ATCGAGCACGGAGGGTCGTGGTTCCACCTCGCCGACTCCATGGCCGTCCGGGACGCTTTCCTGTTCCAAGGGATCAACGAACGCTGGCACCTGCAGGTGGACGCATCTCCGCAAGTTGACCAAGGGATGGTCACCCAGCAGGGGCACAGCGGCGGCGCAGACTCTGCAAATCACTCTGCACCTGCGCCTGGTCGTGGCCATGGATGCGGGGGGTCGTCGAGCAGGAGGTGCGGCAAGGCATCAAGCTCTGATGAGATGCTGCCTGATCAGGCTGAAGTTGAAGTTGAAGCTGAAAGGGAGCAACCATTGACAGGCAAGGGCGAAGGAAGCAGCAACGGGGCAGAACAAGACAGAGAGCAGGGGGCATGGGGGAGAAGGCTGCGGCCGAGGACTCAAGCTGGTAAAACACCAATTACTTTGTCAAGCGGCAGCAGCTCAGAGTCGGAGGAAATGGACACCAACACcgtcggcggcggcagcagcagcagctcggagtcggaggagatgGACAACAACACCGTCGACGCGCCGGCGCCGCAGTTCGTCGTCGAGCTCAAGAAATGCCACTTTGTGAAGCAGAATGGGCAGTACCTG AACGTGCCCATGGAGTTCGGCGTTGTGCACCGGTACACCGAGAAGAAGAAGGTGCTGCTGCGGATGGGGGGCGAGTCGTGGGCCGTCAACCTCAAGCACGGCCTCACGCCCACCGGCAGGCCCCGCACGTCCCTCCGGTACGGGTGGCAGCAGTTCCGCGTCGACAACCGCCTCCGCGTGGGCGAGACCTGCTTCTTCCGAGCCCTCCCCGGGGACGACGACGGCGACCACCATGTGCTCAAGGTGGAGGTGCGCAGGCTAGACGGCAGCTACGCAACCTGA